A window of Chitinophaga sp. MM2321 contains these coding sequences:
- the abc-f gene encoding ribosomal protection-like ABC-F family protein, whose product MLILQGVTYTHPDRDLLFTDINLIINKQDKIALIGNNGAGKSTLLKILAGNLHPSSGLVKTDGRPYYVPQIFGQFNDYTVAQALQVADKLQALKEILDGHVTDANLTLLDDDWAIEERCREAFMHWKLNALDLTQKMETLSGGQKTSVFLAGIMIHRPEIVLLDEPSNHLDTLSRSILYDYITSTTNTLVVVSHDRTILNLPDTVYELSKRGITVYGGNYDFYITQKMIESDALNQDLKSKEKALRKAKDTERESLERQQKLDARGKKKQEKAGLPTISMNTLRNNAEKSTSRMKGVHTEKVDAIAQELNQLRAAAPDMDKMKMDFDNSTLHKGKILITAKDANFGYDDQLLWKQPLSFQIRSGERMAIKGLNGSGKTTLIKMILGELQPRSGSIDSVDVNAIYIDQDYSLIDNNLSVYEQAQQYNSGALQEHEIKIRLNRFLFSKAYWDKPCKALSGGEKMRLMLCSLTISNQAPDIIILDEPTNNLDIQNIEILTAAINEYKGTLLVVSHDEYFLKQINVEQSITVE is encoded by the coding sequence ATGCTTATTCTTCAAGGTGTTACTTACACACATCCCGACAGAGATTTATTGTTTACTGATATAAATCTCATCATCAACAAACAAGATAAAATTGCATTAATCGGTAATAACGGTGCAGGGAAATCCACCCTGCTGAAAATATTAGCCGGCAACCTGCATCCTTCAAGTGGACTCGTAAAAACCGACGGGAGGCCTTATTATGTGCCACAGATTTTCGGCCAGTTCAATGATTATACTGTTGCCCAGGCCCTCCAGGTTGCCGATAAACTTCAAGCATTAAAAGAAATTCTCGATGGCCATGTAACAGATGCAAACCTGACATTGCTGGACGATGATTGGGCCATCGAAGAACGCTGCAGGGAAGCCTTCATGCACTGGAAGCTTAATGCATTGGATTTAACCCAAAAAATGGAAACGCTTAGCGGCGGACAAAAAACAAGCGTTTTCCTGGCAGGAATCATGATTCATCGTCCTGAAATAGTCCTATTGGATGAACCAAGCAACCATTTGGATACGCTCAGCAGAAGCATTCTTTATGATTATATAACGTCCACTACCAACACTTTAGTCGTGGTAAGTCACGACAGAACCATATTAAACCTTCCTGATACCGTTTATGAACTCAGCAAGCGTGGTATAACTGTCTATGGTGGTAATTATGATTTCTACATCACGCAGAAAATGATTGAAAGTGATGCTTTGAATCAGGATCTGAAGAGCAAAGAAAAAGCACTCCGCAAAGCGAAAGATACGGAAAGGGAATCTTTGGAACGGCAACAAAAACTGGACGCCCGCGGAAAGAAAAAGCAAGAAAAGGCAGGGCTTCCCACCATTTCCATGAATACCCTCAGAAACAATGCGGAGAAAAGTACTTCACGCATGAAGGGCGTTCATACTGAAAAAGTAGATGCTATTGCACAAGAGCTGAATCAACTGCGTGCCGCAGCACCGGATATGGATAAAATGAAGATGGATTTTGACAATTCTACACTTCATAAAGGGAAAATATTGATTACTGCAAAGGATGCTAATTTTGGATATGATGATCAATTGCTCTGGAAACAACCATTGAGCTTTCAAATCAGAAGTGGAGAACGTATGGCTATTAAAGGGCTCAACGGCTCTGGTAAGACAACTTTGATAAAAATGATTTTAGGTGAATTGCAACCCCGATCGGGCAGCATTGACAGCGTGGATGTCAATGCCATTTACATCGACCAGGACTATTCACTAATCGACAATAACCTCAGCGTTTACGAACAGGCCCAACAATATAATTCCGGAGCATTACAGGAACACGAAATAAAGATCCGCTTAAACCGGTTCTTATTTTCAAAAGCATATTGGGACAAACCTTGTAAGGCGCTTAGTGGCGGAGAAAAAATGCGGTTGATGCTTTGTTCCTTAACAATCAGTAATCAAGCGCCGGACATCATCATATTGGATGAACCAACCAATAACCTCGATATTCAAAACATAGAGATTTTAACTGCCGCGATAAATGAATACAAGGGAACGCTCCTGGTTGTATCGCATGATGAATA
- a CDS encoding DoxX family protein, translating to METLKKNKRLYWLAKGWISFFMLFSAYYSFSHAEALKLLGFPDYFRIELVIAKTLGGILLLVPQTPLRVKEWIYAGFGIEMISALIAHICSNDPLSRIIFVAVDFIIIAVCIWYVSRQDQIAHKEASSLIIKN from the coding sequence ATGGAAACACTTAAAAAAAACAAAAGGCTTTATTGGCTGGCAAAAGGATGGATCAGTTTCTTCATGCTCTTTAGTGCTTACTATTCTTTTTCGCATGCGGAGGCACTAAAGCTGCTTGGATTTCCTGATTATTTCAGGATTGAACTGGTGATTGCAAAAACGCTGGGAGGTATATTGCTACTGGTTCCGCAAACACCGCTACGGGTTAAAGAATGGATCTATGCGGGATTCGGTATTGAAATGATCTCCGCATTAATAGCACATATCTGTAGTAACGATCCGCTTTCAAGAATAATATTCGTGGCCGTCGACTTTATAATTATTGCCGTTTGCATCTGGTATGTATCCAGGCAGGATCAAATTGCCCATAAAGAAGCCTCCTCACTTATTATAAAAAATTAA